A region from the Triticum urartu cultivar G1812 chromosome 1, Tu2.1, whole genome shotgun sequence genome encodes:
- the LOC125518186 gene encoding myrosinase-binding protein 2-like has protein sequence MAATNPSYYQSGVCQDIKQKEHLFHLYMNQIFDGPGVTNANQVTVANPTGQLLGFGHTVANDWTIRDGPAADANLVARARGMHMGAGKGDENWLFCHNILFTDTRFKGSSLKVLGDFVGNNSEWAIVGGSGEFAYAQGVVVAKVIQTVPPTPGRTWELRISAFCLCIPKVTPVTKMGPWGGDGGTSFDITELPRSLQTVTIRCGDVINSVMFSYTDQAGQKKTAGPWGGDGALTATITLAPSEFIKQVLGTTGTVGGETVVTSLTLVSSVTTYGPFGKANGTPFSSQVPDGNNIGGFYARAGGSVNALGVYACPI, from the exons ATGGCCGCTACGAACCCTTCCTACTACCAGAGTGGTGTTTGCCAAGACATTAAGCAGAAAGAGCATCTCTTCCACTTATACATGAACCAGATATTTGATGGTCCGGGTGTGACCAACGCCAACCAAGTCACTGTTGCCAATCCAACAGGTCAGCTTTTGGGGTTTGGTCACACCGTTGCAAACGACTGGACCATACGTGATGGTCCGGCTGCCGATGCAAACCTTGTCGCACGTGCTCGTGGCATGCACATGGGTGCGGGCAAAGGTGACGAGAACTGGTTATTCTGTCACAATATATTGTTCACTGATACCAG GTTTAAGGGGTCCAGCCTTAAGGTTCTTGGAGACTTTGTAGGAAACAATAGTGAATGGGCAATTGTAGGTGGGAGTGGAGAGTTTGCATATGCCCAAGGTGTTGTGGTTGCCAAAGTAATCCAAACTGTACCACCTACTCCCGGGCGTACTTGGGAGCTTCGTATCAGTGCTTTCTGTCTCTGCATCCCCAAAGTG ACCCCAGTCACAAAGATGGGACCTTGGGGTGGGGATGGAGGAACATCCTTTGACATCACGGAGCTGCCTCGTTCTCTTCAAACTGTGACAATTAGATGTGGAGATGTGATTAATTCAGTTATGTTTTCCTATACTGACCAAGCTGGTCAGAAGAAAACTGCCGGACCATGGGGTGGTGATGGTGCACTTACTGCGACG ATCACTCTTGCTCCTTCCGAGTTTATAAAGCAAGTTCTTGGAACAACCGGTACAGTTGGAGGAGAGACAGTTGTTACATCACTTACCTTGGTCAGCAGCGTTACAACATATGGGCCTTTTGGAAAAGCAAATGGCACCCCTTTTAGCAGCCAGGTTCCAGATGGTAACAACATTGGGGGATTCTATGCACGTGCTGGGGGGTCTGTCAATGCACTTGGCGTTTACGCGTGCCCAATTTAG